A single Glycine soja cultivar W05 chromosome 14, ASM419377v2, whole genome shotgun sequence DNA region contains:
- the LOC114385289 gene encoding peroxidase P7-like → MIGYVFNTKAPMASYYFLLLVLVGATTASGAELCADFYSCTCPNLLPIVKKGVAKAIQKEPRMGASLLRLHFHDCFVNGCDASILLDDTSNFIGEQTAAANNQSARGFNVINDIKASVEKECPRVVSCADILALSARDSVVYLGGPSWEVGLGRRDSTTASRSDANNSIPGPFLSLTALINNFANQGLSVTDLVALSGAHTIGLAECKNFRAHIYNDSNVDPSYRKFLQSKCPRSGNDKTLEPLDHQTPIHFDNLYFQNLVSKKALLHSDQELFNGSSTDNLVRKYATNAAAFFEDFAKGMLKMSNIKPLTGSQGQIRINCGKVN, encoded by the exons ATGATTGGGTATGTCTTCAATACGAAAGCTCCAATGGCTTCTTACTACTTCCTCTTGCTTGTTCTCGTCGGTGCAACTACAGCTTCTGGGGCTGAACTATGTGCAGACTTTTACTCATGCACCTGCCCAAACTTGTTGCCTATAGTGAAGAAAGGAGTGGCCAAAGCCATTCAGAAAGAACCACGCATGGGCGCTTCCTTACTCCGATTGCATTTCCATGACTGCTTTGTAAAC GGTTGTGATGCATCTATACTGTTGGATGATACAAGCAACTTCATTGGGGAGCAAACAGCAGCAGCTAACAACCAATCAGCTAGAGGGTTCAACGTGATTAATGATATTAAGGCCAGTGTGGAGAAAGAATGCCCCAGAGTAGTGTCATGTGCTGATATTCTTGCTTTGTCAGCTAGAGATTCTGTAGTTTAT TTAGGAGGACCTTCTTGGGAAGTGGGGTTGGGGAGAAGAGATTCTACTACAGCAAGCAGAAGTGATGCTAATAATAGCATTCCTGGGCCTTTCCTCAGTCTAACTGCTCTGATAAACAATTTTGCTAATCAAGGCCTCTCAGTTACAGATTTGGTGGCTCTTTCAG GGGCACATACAATTGGCCTGGCTGAATGCAAAAATTTCCGAGCACACATCTACAATGATTCCAACGTTGATCCCTCTTACCGAAAGTTCCTGCAGAGCAAGTGCCCCAGAAGTGGAAATGATAAAACACTCGAACCCCTTGACCACCAAACTCCAATCCATTTTGATAATCTATACTTTCAGAATTTGGTGAGTAAGAAGGCCCTTCTCCATTCCGATCAGGAGCTGTTCAATGGCAGTTCTACTGACAATCTGGTAAGAAAATATGCTACCAATGCTGCTGCATTCTTTGAAGACTTTGCCAAGGGCATGCTCAAAATGAGCAACATCAAGCCTCTTACAGGAAGCCAGGGCCAGATCAGAATCAATTGTGGGAAAGTCAATTAA